The following are encoded in a window of Pseudalgibacter alginicilyticus genomic DNA:
- a CDS encoding SusC/RagA family TonB-linked outer membrane protein, translating into MTSPYLLSYLAFFSKKREAMKTFFKKKNLFVIKVFFIFTSIIQSQNKSVNGTITDEKSELPLPGVTILVKGTTTGVTTDFNGKFTLNIPNNGETLVFSYVGYKTQEIPIGNENIINVEMVEDISQLDEIVLVDYGYGKVKKTDMTGSTTSISGKELSTIPVSSASEALSGRLSGVNVTSADGEPGSEVTIRIRGGTSLSQDNSPLFVVDGFIVSSIDNIPVNDIASINVLKDAAATAVYGAQASNGVIVVTTKSPEEGKTTISYNNYFQFSELPGDRKYEVLSPYEFVLANYEYEAMRGQAAIDAFEKYYGKYDDFELYKSKEGTDWQDELFGGSRVSQSHNLSIGGGTEMTKMNLSLSNNKDEGLLDGSGYERTSINFKLNQKISNKLTFDAQARITNSVKDGAGTSSGQLKIRDAVQARPVNGIADELEIDLNATNENDDYQQFLLSLVDPSELVEQDWRKRTDYDYVFNAALTWNITDNLTAKSSYSDSHGTTETLRFYGPLTSESFNNGGSLPLGERTSSKDNSYRFINTLNYKKEWVDSKLDILVGHEISSAGGQSNFLRAEQFRVSITPEELFANMQLGTFDRQTSGESIETNRKSFFGRFDFQLQDKYIFTLTARADESSRFRGKNTLGIFPALAFAWKLNEENFIKDIDFINQLKLRISYGETGNDRISSGLTQFLFSTTTLRGPGFDNVNNLIYYPQSSSLYNPDLKWETTSTSNFGLDFTLFNKRLDGSFEYYENQTKDLLYTQAIPNNTGFTAQYANVGVTANKGIELGLTGYIIDSKDFTLSANFNIGKNTLTIERLDGTQSLFAQSNWASTSLKNINDYQLEVGGKIGNMYGFVTDGYYEIDDFDSYNESSNEYNLKEGVADASATVGNEVRPGFLKLKDLNGDGYITDDGDRQVIGNALPDFQGGFGFNVRYKNFDLATFLNFQVGNDVYNSGKIQFNQYFRVTNGNLLNTMSIDNRFTYLDVDGSYTGTPGGIVTDLEQLRELNEGKTMWSHRSFTNYTATIHSWAIEDGSFLRLNNVTLGYSLPKKLISKIGLSQFRVFATGRNLAIWTKYSGYDPEVNSSSNPFTPGLDNSSYPRSRSYTFGVNLTF; encoded by the coding sequence ATGACTAGCCCATACTTATTAAGTTACTTAGCATTCTTTTCTAAAAAAAGAGAGGCTATGAAAACATTCTTTAAAAAAAAGAATTTATTTGTAATTAAAGTCTTTTTCATCTTTACAAGTATCATACAATCACAAAATAAAAGTGTTAACGGAACAATAACAGATGAAAAATCAGAACTCCCTCTTCCTGGTGTAACCATCCTCGTTAAAGGAACAACCACAGGAGTTACTACCGATTTTAACGGGAAATTTACATTAAATATTCCTAACAATGGCGAAACTTTGGTATTTTCTTATGTTGGTTACAAAACACAGGAAATACCCATAGGAAATGAAAATATAATTAATGTTGAAATGGTTGAAGACATTTCTCAATTAGACGAAATAGTTCTTGTTGATTATGGCTATGGGAAAGTAAAAAAAACAGATATGACTGGCTCAACAACAAGTATTAGTGGTAAAGAGCTATCAACAATCCCCGTTTCCAGTGCTTCGGAAGCACTTTCTGGTCGTCTATCAGGTGTTAATGTAACTTCTGCTGATGGAGAGCCAGGTTCTGAAGTTACAATTCGAATTCGAGGTGGTACTTCTTTATCTCAAGACAATAGTCCTTTATTTGTTGTTGATGGCTTTATTGTGTCAAGTATTGACAACATACCTGTAAATGATATTGCAAGTATTAACGTTTTAAAAGATGCTGCAGCAACAGCAGTCTATGGAGCTCAAGCTTCAAATGGGGTTATTGTTGTAACAACAAAATCACCAGAAGAGGGAAAGACAACAATTTCTTATAATAATTATTTTCAATTTAGTGAATTACCTGGAGATAGAAAATATGAAGTTTTAAGTCCTTATGAGTTTGTTTTAGCAAATTATGAATATGAAGCTATGAGAGGGCAAGCTGCCATTGATGCATTTGAAAAATATTATGGCAAATACGACGATTTTGAACTTTATAAAAGTAAAGAAGGTACCGATTGGCAGGACGAATTATTTGGGGGTTCTAGAGTATCACAATCTCACAACTTAAGTATTGGAGGTGGTACTGAAATGACTAAAATGAATTTAAGTCTTTCTAATAATAAAGACGAAGGCTTATTGGATGGCTCAGGTTATGAAAGAACATCAATAAATTTTAAATTAAACCAAAAGATATCAAACAAACTTACTTTTGACGCCCAAGCAAGAATTACAAATAGTGTAAAAGACGGCGCAGGTACATCAAGTGGACAACTAAAAATAAGAGATGCTGTACAAGCCAGACCAGTAAACGGTATTGCAGATGAGTTAGAAATAGATTTAAATGCAACAAACGAAAATGACGATTATCAACAGTTTCTTTTAAGTTTAGTGGATCCGAGTGAATTAGTTGAACAAGATTGGAGAAAAAGAACTGATTATGATTACGTTTTCAACGCAGCATTAACATGGAATATAACTGATAATTTAACTGCTAAATCATCCTATTCAGATTCACATGGCACCACAGAAACATTAAGATTTTATGGCCCACTAACAAGCGAATCATTTAACAATGGTGGTAGCTTACCGTTAGGAGAAAGAACAAGTAGCAAGGACAATAGTTATCGTTTCATTAATACTCTAAACTATAAAAAAGAATGGGTGGACTCTAAATTAGACATCTTAGTAGGTCACGAAATTTCATCTGCAGGAGGTCAATCAAACTTTCTTAGAGCAGAGCAATTTAGAGTATCAATTACTCCCGAAGAACTATTTGCAAATATGCAATTAGGAACTTTTGATAGACAAACAAGTGGTGAGAGTATAGAAACTAACAGAAAATCTTTTTTTGGTAGATTTGACTTTCAGCTACAAGACAAATATATATTCACGCTTACTGCTAGAGCAGACGAATCTAGTAGGTTTAGAGGCAAAAACACCTTGGGCATATTTCCTGCATTAGCTTTTGCTTGGAAACTTAACGAAGAGAATTTTATTAAAGATATTGATTTTATTAATCAATTAAAACTTAGAATAAGTTACGGAGAAACTGGTAACGATAGGATTAGTAGTGGTTTAACCCAATTTTTATTTTCCACAACAACATTAAGAGGCCCTGGCTTTGACAATGTAAATAATCTTATCTATTACCCTCAAAGTTCAAGCTTGTATAACCCTGACTTAAAATGGGAAACAACCTCAACAAGTAATTTTGGACTTGATTTCACATTGTTTAACAAGCGGTTGGATGGTAGTTTTGAATACTACGAAAACCAAACAAAAGATTTACTATATACGCAAGCCATACCAAATAATACAGGATTTACAGCACAATATGCCAATGTGGGTGTTACTGCTAATAAAGGAATTGAACTTGGTTTAACTGGATATATTATAGATAGTAAAGATTTTACCTTATCTGCAAACTTTAATATTGGTAAAAACACACTTACTATTGAAAGATTAGATGGCACGCAATCATTATTTGCTCAATCAAATTGGGCCAGTACCAGTTTAAAAAACATTAATGACTATCAACTTGAAGTTGGCGGAAAAATAGGAAATATGTACGGATTTGTTACTGATGGCTATTATGAAATTGATGATTTTGATAGTTATAACGAATCATCCAATGAATATAATTTAAAAGAAGGAGTTGCTGATGCTTCAGCTACTGTTGGAAACGAGGTTAGACCAGGGTTTTTAAAACTAAAAGATTTAAATGGTGATGGGTATATAACTGATGATGGTGATAGACAAGTAATCGGGAATGCTCTACCAGATTTTCAAGGTGGTTTTGGTTTTAATGTAAGATATAAAAACTTTGATTTAGCAACCTTCCTAAATTTTCAAGTAGGAAATGACGTGTATAATTCTGGTAAAATACAATTCAACCAATATTTCAGAGTTACAAACGGAAACCTACTGAACACCATGAGTATAGATAACAGATTCACATATCTTGATGTTGATGGTTCATACACGGGTACTCCTGGAGGTATTGTAACTGATTTAGAACAGTTAAGAGAATTAAATGAAGGTAAAACCATGTGGTCACATCGAAGTTTTACTAACTATACTGCTACAATCCATAGTTGGGCTATAGAAGACGGTTCTTTCTTAAGGCTAAATAATGTTACATTAGGTTATAGTTTACCAAAAAAATTAATCTCTAAAATAGGACTTTCCCAATTTAGAGTGTTTGCAACTGGTAGAAACCTTGCTATTTGGACTAAATACTCTGGCTACGATCCAGAAGTTAACTCAAGTTCTAATCCTTTTACACCTGGGCTTGATAATTCATCTTACCCAAGATCACGCTCATATACATTTGGCGTTAACCTAACATTTTAA
- a CDS encoding RagB/SusD family nutrient uptake outer membrane protein, translating into MKLKYILAIIPLMLITSCEKDFLEPESISTFDLNYVYSNVDDARSGVNAIYSYFNQDAFKSRLSNNMTGNTDTERQSGWNSTADRYQIWNLDAQESNRDLEIVWTYAYRAIRDANIAIEGINASGNLNSSDAVIKTTFNQLLGEAHTLRAYWYSMLTFHFGDVPYVTKAPVAGDNFFLPKTNRNEILSSEIQALRDIEENMQWADQLSYGIEQVNREYTLGMIARIALQRGGYYLTPELTMVRDSDYLEYYQIAKDYTKKLIDLKDRALPTDFKQIFLNQCKFITPTNDDILFEVPFPLGDGDVGWNIGIRVDGGSSAKHNYGSGSSHMAIPATYYLSFDSKDVRRDVTCGLYRITTDAEFIHVGGRDISQAKWSRWELDTPPGQLSAKGTGINWPMMRYADVLLMYAEADNELNNGPTAEAQAAFKRVRQRAFNSEDWSTKVDAYLAEKSASKETFFDAIVDERAWEFGGEMIRKYELIRWGIYSEKVAETVEGLKKLADDAYNGIGTGPDYMYWKVDESGDFVVLNPDTKILAAPDDTWIRQSFLLDLHNNTTTYTEWITRDYENYINGPVPGVVRYVFPLPTIAVENSQGTLVNDGYQF; encoded by the coding sequence ATGAAACTAAAATATATATTAGCCATTATCCCACTAATGTTAATAACTTCATGTGAAAAGGATTTTTTAGAACCTGAGTCTATTTCAACATTTGATTTGAATTATGTGTATTCCAATGTAGATGATGCTAGAAGTGGTGTAAATGCTATTTATTCTTACTTTAATCAAGATGCTTTTAAATCAAGATTATCTAATAATATGACAGGTAATACTGACACTGAAAGACAATCTGGTTGGAATAGTACAGCGGACCGCTATCAAATTTGGAATCTGGATGCCCAAGAATCTAATCGAGATTTAGAAATTGTATGGACCTATGCCTATAGAGCAATCAGAGATGCCAATATAGCCATAGAAGGTATAAACGCTAGTGGTAATTTAAATTCATCTGATGCAGTTATCAAAACCACTTTTAATCAATTATTAGGAGAAGCACATACATTAAGAGCTTACTGGTATAGCATGTTAACGTTTCACTTTGGTGATGTACCTTATGTAACTAAAGCACCAGTTGCAGGAGACAATTTCTTTTTACCAAAAACAAATCGAAATGAAATTCTAAGTAGCGAAATTCAAGCCTTGAGAGACATTGAAGAAAACATGCAATGGGCGGACCAATTATCTTATGGAATTGAGCAGGTAAACCGAGAATATACGTTAGGGATGATAGCTAGAATAGCCTTACAAAGGGGTGGTTATTATTTAACTCCCGAATTGACCATGGTAAGAGATAGTGATTATTTAGAATACTACCAAATTGCTAAAGATTATACTAAAAAGTTGATAGATTTAAAAGATAGAGCGCTACCTACTGACTTCAAACAAATCTTTTTAAATCAGTGTAAGTTTATAACTCCAACTAATGATGACATTCTTTTTGAAGTACCATTTCCTCTTGGTGATGGTGATGTGGGTTGGAATATTGGAATACGTGTAGATGGTGGTAGTAGCGCTAAACATAATTATGGATCTGGATCCAGTCATATGGCTATACCTGCTACATATTATTTATCATTTGACAGCAAAGATGTACGTAGAGACGTTACTTGTGGATTGTATAGAATTACAACTGATGCAGAATTTATACATGTTGGAGGTCGAGACATATCTCAAGCCAAATGGAGCAGGTGGGAATTGGATACGCCTCCAGGGCAACTATCTGCTAAAGGAACAGGCATTAACTGGCCAATGATGCGCTATGCCGATGTGCTTTTAATGTATGCAGAAGCTGACAACGAATTAAATAATGGACCAACCGCTGAGGCTCAAGCTGCTTTCAAAAGAGTCCGTCAACGTGCATTTAATTCAGAAGATTGGTCAACTAAAGTAGACGCTTATTTAGCTGAAAAATCTGCCTCTAAAGAAACATTTTTCGATGCCATTGTAGATGAAAGAGCTTGGGAGTTTGGTGGAGAAATGATTCGTAAATATGAATTGATTCGCTGGGGGATCTATTCTGAAAAAGTAGCAGAGACAGTAGAGGGCTTAAAAAAATTAGCTGATGATGCCTACAATGGCATTGGAACTGGTCCAGATTACATGTATTGGAAAGTAGATGAAAGCGGAGATTTTGTAGTACTAAATCCAGATACAAAAATATTGGCTGCTCCAGATGACACTTGGATTAGACAATCTTTTTTACTCGATTTACACAATAACACCACAACATACACAGAATGGATTACAAGAGATTATGAAAATTATATTAACGGCCCTGTTCCTGGTGTTGTTAGATATGTATTCCCTCTCCCAACTATAGCAGTGGAAAACAGTCAAGGAACACTTGTTAATGATGGTTATCAGTTTTAA
- a CDS encoding sugar-binding protein has protein sequence MKLKKYSTVKIDANQLKINGKGDHPLWEKAISLTDFSSPWDDEIIKRIEFKALWDGVNLYCCFKVEDSKTYIDTTDNTKSSINNSDRVELFFRRSKALNPYYCLEIDPTPRLMDFKAKPNKEFDFNWNWPINDIVIKSHTGSTFFTVEIEISLLSLKNFELINNGQIEIGIFRAKYHQQTNGSYEPTWITWVDPKTETPNFHTAKAFGLMNLECFELH, from the coding sequence TTGAAGTTAAAGAAATATTCTACAGTAAAAATTGATGCTAACCAATTAAAAATTAATGGGAAGGGTGACCATCCACTATGGGAGAAGGCTATAAGCTTGACAGATTTTAGTTCGCCTTGGGATGATGAAATAATAAAAAGAATAGAATTTAAGGCTTTGTGGGATGGCGTTAATTTATATTGTTGTTTTAAAGTTGAAGATTCTAAAACATATATTGACACAACTGATAATACAAAAAGTAGTATTAATAATTCTGATAGAGTAGAACTTTTTTTTAGAAGAAGCAAAGCCTTAAATCCGTATTATTGTTTAGAAATAGATCCAACTCCACGTTTGATGGATTTTAAAGCAAAGCCGAATAAAGAATTTGATTTCAATTGGAATTGGCCAATAAACGATATTGTAATTAAATCACATACTGGGTCTACATTTTTTACAGTCGAAATTGAAATAAGCCTCCTGTCACTTAAAAATTTTGAACTTATAAATAACGGTCAAATTGAAATCGGAATTTTTAGAGCAAAATACCATCAACAAACAAATGGTAGTTATGAACCTACTTGGATAACTTGGGTAGACCCTAAAACAGAAACTCCTAATTTTCATACAGCAAAAGCTTTTGGACTTATGAATTTGGAGTGTTTTGAGCTTCATTAA
- a CDS encoding rhamnogalacturonan acetylesterase — MNRLIKINVVLLLLFVVANGMAQQTTIYTIGDSTMSNKANPENNPEFGWGQVLQPYFKDGIVIDNRAVNGRSSKSFIDEGRWESVLETLKKGDYVLIQFGHNDQKNQSPERYTNAHVGYRHNLIKYVEETRSKGAIPILLSSIVRRNFNENGVLIDTHGDYPLVLRLVALEYNVPFIDLQYLSENLEKSYGVIGSKKLHLHFEPGENPYYPEGKVDNTHLSFLGATEIAKLAVNEMKIKVPNFLEIVK, encoded by the coding sequence ATGAATAGATTAATTAAAATTAATGTAGTCTTGTTACTATTATTTGTAGTGGCAAATGGTATGGCTCAACAAACAACAATTTATACAATTGGTGATTCTACAATGTCAAATAAAGCCAATCCAGAGAATAACCCTGAATTTGGATGGGGACAAGTGTTGCAACCGTATTTTAAAGATGGTATTGTTATAGATAATAGAGCTGTAAATGGACGCAGTAGTAAAAGTTTTATTGATGAAGGTCGTTGGGAGTCTGTACTTGAAACATTAAAAAAAGGAGATTATGTTTTAATTCAGTTTGGACATAATGATCAGAAAAATCAATCTCCAGAACGATACACAAATGCTCATGTTGGTTATCGTCATAACTTAATTAAATATGTTGAGGAAACCAGAAGTAAAGGTGCAATACCAATTTTGTTATCTTCTATTGTTAGAAGAAATTTTAACGAAAATGGTGTTTTGATAGATACTCATGGTGATTATCCTTTAGTGCTAAGGTTGGTGGCTTTGGAATATAATGTGCCTTTTATTGATCTTCAGTACCTTTCAGAGAACTTAGAGAAATCTTATGGAGTTATAGGTTCTAAAAAGCTTCATTTGCATTTTGAGCCAGGAGAAAATCCATATTATCCAGAAGGAAAAGTAGATAATACCCATTTATCATTTTTGGGGGCTACTGAAATTGCCAAATTAGCCGTAAATGAAATGAAAATCAAAGTACCTAATTTTTTAGAAATTGTAAAGTAG